A genomic segment from Rhizobium sp. NLR16a encodes:
- a CDS encoding gamma-glutamylcyclotransferase: MDEFWVFGYGSLMWNPGFEFLERAEALVHGYRRSLCVRSFVHRGTRDNPGLVLGLDRGGACRGMAFRVSAHKWGEVIDYLRARELVTNVYLERRVRLQFAGGRRTEAVTYIADRDHEQYAGTLDAVAAARVVNEARGQSGPNDAYVFNTLAHLKQMGIRDPWLEQVGNEVERLRAG; the protein is encoded by the coding sequence ATGGACGAATTTTGGGTGTTTGGCTACGGCTCGCTGATGTGGAATCCGGGCTTCGAGTTCCTGGAGCGGGCAGAAGCTCTGGTGCATGGTTACAGGCGTTCGCTATGCGTCCGATCCTTCGTTCATCGCGGCACGCGCGACAATCCGGGCCTGGTGCTCGGTCTCGACAGGGGCGGAGCTTGCCGCGGCATGGCGTTCCGTGTTTCGGCGCACAAATGGGGCGAGGTAATCGATTATCTCCGCGCCCGCGAACTCGTCACCAATGTCTATCTGGAGCGCCGGGTTCGGCTGCAGTTTGCCGGCGGCCGCCGAACGGAAGCGGTGACCTACATCGCTGATCGCGACCACGAGCAATATGCCGGCACGCTCGACGCGGTTGCGGCCGCGCGGGTGGTGAACGAAGCCAGGGGGCAGTCAGGCCCGAACGATGCCTATGTCTTCAACACACTTGCGCACCTGAAACAGATGGGCATTCGCGACCCGTGGCTGGAGCAGGTCGGCAACGAGGTGGAGCGGCTGCGGGCCGGCTGA
- a CDS encoding DUF2125 domain-containing protein — MAASSRSGSSQTGNSKKFSLLGGGILLVIALYTGGWFYAASALKATVLKAIAPRDQAGVTGECSDIEFRGYPFRIGLFCSKVDVDDNVNGVSATFGALRSAAQVYAPSHIVWELDSPAEIRTTNGLSVSAQWANLQASLTTKLQGVDHSSTVIEGLKATAVSSYTGQTISFDAARTEIHLRQNGADLDGAISVQDANTAIKDWPQLFPKLSASIDLTIAGKAGLIDGSDPNGLNGSAGELRRIVADIGDGKVMTLTGPFSFDEQGFLSGKFKLEIERLGPWGDSLKQAFPDIASTVNTATKMLKALAGGRDKVSVDLVVDRGNATVSGFIPLGQIPPI; from the coding sequence ATGGCAGCGTCAAGCCGATCCGGCAGCAGCCAAACCGGCAACAGCAAGAAATTCTCGTTGCTGGGCGGAGGCATCCTCCTGGTGATCGCGCTTTATACCGGCGGCTGGTTTTATGCCGCATCGGCTTTGAAAGCGACGGTGCTGAAAGCAATCGCGCCGCGCGATCAGGCAGGCGTCACCGGCGAATGCTCCGATATCGAATTCCGCGGCTATCCTTTCCGCATCGGTCTGTTCTGCTCCAAGGTCGATGTCGACGACAATGTCAACGGCGTCTCCGCCACCTTTGGCGCATTGCGCTCCGCCGCACAGGTCTATGCGCCGAGCCATATCGTCTGGGAGCTCGATTCGCCGGCCGAAATCCGCACCACAAACGGCCTTTCGGTCTCTGCCCAATGGGCGAATCTGCAGGCGAGCCTGACGACCAAGCTGCAGGGCGTTGATCACAGCTCCACCGTCATCGAGGGTCTTAAGGCGACGGCGGTTTCCTCCTATACCGGTCAGACCATCAGCTTCGATGCAGCTCGCACCGAAATTCACCTGCGCCAAAACGGCGCCGATCTCGACGGTGCAATCTCGGTGCAGGATGCGAACACGGCGATCAAGGATTGGCCGCAGCTCTTCCCGAAACTCTCCGCCAGTATCGATCTCACGATTGCCGGAAAAGCCGGCCTGATCGACGGCAGCGACCCGAACGGCCTCAATGGTTCAGCCGGCGAACTGCGTCGCATCGTTGCCGATATCGGCGACGGTAAGGTGATGACGCTCACCGGCCCCTTTTCCTTCGACGAGCAGGGCTTTCTCTCCGGAAAATTCAAGCTGGAAATCGAACGGCTCGGCCCCTGGGGCGACAGCCTGAAACAGGCCTTCCCGGATATTGCCTCGACCGTCAACACGGCGACGAAGATGCTGAAGGCGCTGGCCGGCGGCAGAGACAAGGTCTCGGTCGATCTCGTCGTCGACCGCGGCAATGCCACCGTCAGCGGCTTCATTCCGCTCGGCCAGATCCCGCCGATCTAA
- a CDS encoding GNAT family N-acetyltransferase, translating into MAEVASASQAEVDWLTREDATAGKAWVSRCVAFGEYLVARQAGEIVGFLRFSRFWGRIPYMEMIRVLPEYRRSGIGTALFLAWEGAMRGEGARLLMTSSECDESRPQDWHRRNGFAEIGAIELPGLQSVPEVFFTKRID; encoded by the coding sequence ATGGCGGAGGTGGCGAGCGCGAGCCAGGCGGAGGTCGACTGGTTGACGCGCGAGGATGCCACTGCAGGCAAGGCATGGGTCTCGCGATGCGTGGCGTTCGGTGAATATCTCGTCGCCAGGCAGGCCGGGGAGATCGTCGGCTTCCTGCGTTTCTCCCGCTTCTGGGGCAGGATTCCCTATATGGAAATGATCCGCGTCCTGCCCGAATACCGCCGGTCGGGCATCGGCACCGCGTTGTTTCTTGCTTGGGAAGGAGCGATGCGCGGTGAGGGCGCTCGCCTGCTGATGACGTCGAGCGAATGCGACGAGAGCCGGCCGCAGGACTGGCATCGCCGCAATGGATTTGCCGAAATCGGCGCGATCGAGCTGCCTGGCCTGCAATCGGTGCCTGAGGTGTTTTTCACGAAGCGGATCGATTAG
- a CDS encoding prephenate/arogenate dehydrogenase family protein, giving the protein MSVLFDRIALIGIGLIGSSLAHDIRRLGLTKEIVVATRSAETLKRAEELGLGDRYTTSSADAVRDADLIIVSVPVGASEGVAKEIAGNLKSGAIVTDVGSTKASVIAQMQPHMPDDVHFIPGHPLAGTEKSGPDAGFPGLFEGRWCIFTPVPGTDETALKRLRGFWEAVGSKVDEMDAEHHDKVLAIVSHLPHIIAYNIVGTADDLETVTESEVIKYSASGFRDFTRLAASDPTMWRDVCLHNRDAILEMLARFSEDLAYLQRAIRWGEGDKIFELFTRTRAIRRSIIQAGQDVDAPDFGRPHALDKK; this is encoded by the coding sequence ATGAGTGTGCTGTTCGATCGCATCGCGCTGATCGGCATCGGGCTGATTGGCTCCTCGCTTGCCCACGACATCCGGCGGCTCGGGCTTACCAAAGAGATCGTCGTCGCAACGCGCAGTGCCGAGACGTTGAAGCGCGCCGAAGAGCTCGGCCTCGGCGACCGCTATACGACCTCTTCGGCCGATGCTGTTCGAGATGCCGACCTCATCATCGTTTCGGTGCCGGTCGGCGCTTCGGAAGGCGTAGCGAAGGAAATCGCCGGCAATCTCAAGTCCGGCGCTATCGTCACCGATGTCGGCTCCACCAAAGCGTCTGTGATCGCGCAAATGCAGCCGCATATGCCTGACGACGTGCATTTCATCCCCGGCCATCCGCTGGCCGGCACGGAAAAATCCGGCCCGGATGCCGGTTTCCCCGGCCTCTTCGAAGGCCGTTGGTGCATCTTCACGCCGGTTCCGGGTACCGACGAGACGGCGCTGAAGCGGCTGCGCGGCTTCTGGGAAGCGGTCGGATCGAAGGTCGACGAGATGGATGCGGAGCATCACGACAAGGTGCTCGCGATCGTTTCGCATCTGCCGCACATCATCGCCTACAACATCGTCGGCACCGCCGACGATCTGGAGACGGTGACGGAGTCCGAGGTCATCAAATATTCGGCATCCGGCTTTCGCGATTTCACCCGTCTCGCCGCTTCCGACCCGACGATGTGGCGCGACGTCTGCCTGCACAATCGTGATGCCATCCTCGAAATGCTGGCGCGCTTCTCGGAGGATCTCGCCTATCTGCAGCGCGCGATCCGCTGGGGCGAGGGCGACAAGATCTTCGAACTCTTCACCCGCACGCGCGCCATCCGTCGCTCGATCATCCAGGCTGGCCAGGATGTCGACGCGCCCGATTTCGGCCGCCCCCACGCGCTTGATAAGAAGTAG
- the hisC gene encoding histidinol-phosphate transaminase, giving the protein MSVEISKPVPRPGILDIASYVPGKEHAPGVARVYKLSSNETPLGASPKAIEAVKAAADNLGRYPDGQAIELREAIAAVHGLNPANILCGNGSDELLGLLCHVYLGAGDEGIITEHGFLVYKIQIMGTGATPIVVKEKDYTVDVDAILAAVTERTKIVFIANPGNPTGTYVPVSEIRRLQAGLPKHVVLVLDAAYAEYVRRNDYEAGIEVVSSSSNVVMTRTFSKAYGLAALRVGWMYAPAEIVDAVNRVRAPFNLNAAAIAAGAAAIRDQAFVQQAVSFNQMWVETLTEALEAIGLNVTPSVANFVLIHFPDVDGRRAADADELLTSRGYILRAVRSYGFSNALRMSIGPEEANRGVMATLREFMGRQA; this is encoded by the coding sequence ATGAGCGTTGAGATCAGCAAGCCCGTTCCGCGTCCCGGTATTCTCGATATCGCATCCTATGTGCCGGGCAAGGAACATGCGCCGGGTGTCGCCCGCGTTTACAAGCTCTCCTCCAACGAAACGCCGCTCGGCGCCAGCCCGAAGGCGATCGAGGCCGTCAAGGCAGCTGCCGACAATCTGGGACGTTATCCCGACGGGCAGGCGATCGAACTGCGCGAAGCGATCGCCGCTGTGCATGGCCTCAATCCGGCAAACATCCTTTGCGGCAATGGTTCCGACGAGCTGCTCGGCCTGCTGTGCCATGTCTATCTGGGCGCCGGCGATGAAGGCATCATCACCGAGCATGGCTTCCTCGTCTACAAGATCCAGATCATGGGCACGGGCGCCACGCCCATCGTCGTCAAGGAGAAGGACTATACGGTCGACGTCGACGCGATCCTGGCGGCGGTGACGGAAAGGACGAAGATCGTCTTCATCGCCAATCCAGGCAACCCCACCGGTACATACGTTCCCGTCAGCGAAATCCGCCGTCTGCAGGCCGGGCTGCCGAAACACGTCGTCCTTGTGCTCGATGCGGCCTATGCCGAATATGTGCGCCGCAACGATTATGAAGCCGGCATAGAGGTCGTGTCTTCCAGCTCCAACGTGGTGATGACCCGCACCTTTTCGAAAGCCTATGGTCTTGCGGCTTTGCGCGTCGGCTGGATGTATGCGCCCGCCGAGATCGTCGATGCCGTGAACCGTGTCCGCGCTCCGTTCAACCTGAATGCGGCCGCGATCGCCGCTGGTGCCGCGGCCATCCGCGACCAGGCCTTCGTCCAGCAGGCCGTCTCTTTCAACCAGATGTGGGTGGAGACGCTCACCGAGGCCCTCGAAGCGATCGGGCTGAACGTGACGCCCTCCGTCGCCAATTTCGTCCTCATTCATTTTCCTGACGTCGACGGCAGGCGCGCGGCCGATGCCGACGAGCTCCTGACGAGCCGCGGCTACATCCTGCGCGCCGTGCGCAGTTACGGCTTTTCCAATGCGCTGCGGATGAGCATCGGTCCTGAAGAGGCCAATCGCGGCGTCATGGCCACGCTGCGTGAGTTCATGGGACGGCAGGCATGA
- a CDS encoding class I SAM-dependent methyltransferase: MKSNRPLITFIAMHADIVDLRQFYHSDLGRLAEQSIAMALSSLWVRLPQERLVGLGYAVPFLDRFQADTERTFAFMPAGQGAVNWPMGSLSSTTLIFDEELPLPDSSIDRVLMVHSLEFAESPRETLKELWRVLAPGGRLVIVVPNRRGVWARMEHTPFGSGRPYSRGQLTHLLRETNFTPGATAEALFFPPSKLRTILRLRRAFERIGRTLWPAFSGVIIVEAQKRLYQGLPVAARASRRVFVPVLAPHGVPTARNG; the protein is encoded by the coding sequence TTGAAGTCCAACCGCCCGCTGATAACATTTATCGCAATGCACGCGGATATCGTCGACCTACGCCAGTTCTATCACTCCGACCTCGGGCGTCTTGCCGAGCAGTCGATCGCCATGGCGCTCTCGTCGCTGTGGGTGCGCCTGCCGCAGGAGCGTCTCGTCGGTCTCGGTTATGCCGTGCCTTTCCTCGATCGCTTCCAGGCCGATACCGAACGCACCTTCGCCTTCATGCCGGCCGGACAGGGCGCGGTGAACTGGCCGATGGGCTCGCTGTCGTCGACGACGCTGATTTTCGATGAGGAACTGCCGCTGCCGGATTCCTCGATCGACCGAGTGCTGATGGTGCATTCTCTCGAGTTCGCGGAAAGTCCGCGCGAGACGCTGAAGGAGCTCTGGCGGGTGCTGGCGCCGGGCGGACGGCTTGTCATCGTGGTGCCGAACCGGCGCGGGGTCTGGGCCCGCATGGAACACACGCCCTTCGGTTCGGGCCGGCCCTATTCCCGCGGTCAGCTGACGCATCTGCTGCGCGAGACGAATTTCACGCCAGGTGCGACCGCCGAAGCGTTGTTCTTTCCGCCCTCGAAACTCAGGACCATCCTGCGCCTACGCCGCGCCTTCGAGCGGATCGGCCGCACCTTATGGCCGGCTTTTTCGGGTGTCATCATCGTCGAGGCGCAGAAGCGGCTCTATCAGGGGTTGCCGGTGGCCGCCCGCGCTTCCCGCCGCGTCTTCGTGCCTGTTCTCGCGCCGCACGGCGTGCCGACTGCACGCAACGGATGA
- the gloB gene encoding hydroxyacylglutathione hydrolase: MKPLELDVFLCRTDNFGVLVHDPETGYTAAIDAPEEAPILEAATRRGWKITHIFTTHHHTDHVAANLALKEQFGCEIIGPINEAIAIPGLDRTMADGDSFLFGDHTVKVIETPGHTAGHICYHFVDDKLLFAADTLFALGCGRLFERPAADMWHSLQKLAVLPDETAVYFGHEYTLSNARFALTVDPDNERLKSRAAEIEALRAEGKFTVPTTLGLEKETNPFLRAADPAIRRNLIMEGKTNEEVFAEIRKRKDNF; encoded by the coding sequence ATGAAACCTTTGGAATTAGACGTTTTTCTCTGCCGCACCGACAATTTCGGCGTGCTCGTACACGATCCGGAGACGGGATATACCGCGGCGATCGACGCGCCGGAGGAGGCGCCGATCCTGGAAGCGGCGACACGGCGCGGCTGGAAGATCACCCACATCTTCACCACCCATCACCACACCGATCACGTCGCCGCCAACCTGGCGCTGAAGGAGCAATTCGGCTGCGAGATCATCGGCCCGATCAACGAGGCTATCGCCATTCCCGGTCTCGACCGGACGATGGCCGATGGCGACAGCTTCCTTTTCGGCGATCACACGGTCAAGGTCATCGAGACCCCCGGTCACACTGCCGGTCACATCTGCTATCACTTCGTCGACGACAAGCTGCTCTTTGCCGCCGACACGCTGTTTGCCCTCGGCTGCGGCCGCCTTTTCGAACGCCCCGCCGCCGACATGTGGCATTCCCTGCAGAAGCTCGCCGTGCTGCCGGACGAGACCGCCGTCTATTTCGGCCACGAATATACATTGTCCAACGCCCGCTTCGCGCTGACGGTCGATCCCGACAATGAGCGCCTGAAGAGCCGCGCCGCCGAGATCGAAGCCTTGCGCGCCGAGGGCAAATTCACCGTCCCGACGACGCTCGGGCTGGAGAAGGAAACCAATCCGTTTCTGCGCGCCGCCGATCCGGCGATCCGCCGCAATCTGATCATGGAAGGCAAGACGAATGAGGAGGTCTTTGCCGAGATCCGCAAGCGCAAGGACAATTTCTGA
- a CDS encoding cupin domain-containing protein, which translates to MSPEGIIRELGMQPHPEGGWYVQTFRDTAGGERGHSTAIYYLLTKGQRSHWHRVHDAVEVWHYYAGAPLALHRSQDGMASETLTLGTNLPAGERPQAIIPANWWQSAESLGDFTLVGCTVSPGFEFSSFEMAPADWKPGD; encoded by the coding sequence ATGTCGCCTGAGGGGATCATTCGCGAGCTCGGCATGCAGCCGCATCCCGAAGGCGGCTGGTACGTGCAGACATTCCGCGACACGGCGGGTGGAGAGCGCGGCCATTCGACGGCGATCTATTATCTGCTGACAAAGGGACAGCGTTCGCACTGGCATCGCGTCCATGACGCGGTCGAGGTCTGGCATTATTACGCCGGTGCGCCGCTGGCGCTGCACCGCTCGCAGGACGGGATGGCAAGCGAGACGCTGACGCTCGGAACAAACCTTCCTGCCGGCGAGCGGCCGCAGGCAATCATTCCCGCCAATTGGTGGCAATCGGCCGAATCGCTCGGCGATTTCACCCTGGTCGGCTGCACTGTTTCGCCCGGCTTCGAATTTTCGAGCTTCGAGATGGCGCCGGCGGATTGGAAACCTGGCGACTGA
- a CDS encoding EamA family transporter, with protein sequence MKFRATLIGFTAILMWSFLALLTAGSGKMPPFQLSAVCFAIGSIPGLVMLVLNPARLALLKQPPKVWITGIAGLFGYHFLYFTALRNAPAVEAGLIAYLWPLLIVVGSALLPGERLRWYHVAGALAGLCGTFLIVGRNGIDFDGAYAVGYGAAFLCAFTWSGYSLLTRRFEAVSTDVVTGFCLVTSVLSLFCHLGLEATVWPATMFEWVAVIGLGLLPVGAAFYAWDYGVKNGDIQILGAASYAAPLLSTLILTLFGFAEPSWRIALACLLVTGGAVLAAQELVRRKIPAQPAAAE encoded by the coding sequence GTGAAATTTCGCGCGACGCTGATTGGTTTTACGGCCATTCTGATGTGGTCGTTCCTGGCGCTGTTGACGGCCGGCTCCGGCAAGATGCCGCCCTTCCAGCTGTCGGCCGTCTGCTTTGCGATCGGCAGCATTCCCGGCCTCGTCATGCTTGTCCTCAACCCGGCGCGGCTGGCGTTGCTGAAGCAGCCGCCAAAGGTCTGGATAACAGGTATTGCAGGCTTGTTCGGCTATCATTTCCTCTATTTTACGGCGCTCAGGAACGCGCCGGCGGTGGAGGCGGGACTGATCGCCTATCTCTGGCCGTTGTTGATCGTGGTCGGCTCGGCGCTGCTGCCGGGCGAACGGTTGCGCTGGTATCACGTGGCGGGCGCGCTCGCCGGGCTTTGCGGCACCTTCCTGATCGTCGGCCGCAACGGCATCGATTTCGACGGCGCCTACGCGGTCGGTTATGGGGCGGCCTTCCTCTGCGCCTTCACATGGTCGGGCTATTCGCTGCTGACCAGGCGTTTTGAAGCCGTTTCCACCGATGTCGTTACCGGCTTTTGCCTTGTCACTTCCGTCCTGTCGCTCTTCTGCCATCTCGGCCTGGAGGCAACCGTCTGGCCGGCGACGATGTTCGAATGGGTTGCCGTCATCGGGCTCGGGCTCCTGCCCGTGGGGGCTGCCTTCTACGCCTGGGATTATGGCGTCAAGAACGGTGATATCCAGATTCTCGGTGCGGCAAGTTATGCCGCGCCGCTGCTGTCGACGCTCATCCTGACGCTGTTCGGATTTGCCGAGCCGAGCTGGCGCATTGCTCTCGCCTGCCTGCTCGTCACCGGTGGAGCGGTGCTCGCTGCCCAGGAACTGGTCCGCCGCAAGATTCCGGCGCAGCCTGCGGCAGCCGAGTAG
- a CDS encoding DUF3108 domain-containing protein has translation MAHSGRRIFISAIAALLAIPASAAEVQHQTVYRVTLAGLPIARAAFLTQIEDDHSYKIAGDIKSAGLADLVKTISAKTSVTGVVRNDRLQALKYSLYYKSGKKARVYEVSYRNGDIISATTTPPPKRPKNWIDVTPGDMRSVLDPISGLVFTGDTKVCAQTLPIFDGETRMDLVLSPKGDEDFKTDGFKGKAVVCGVRFVPRSGYKKGRKDIDYLSKSDRMEIWFAKSDAANVYAPVYVRIPTEYGMVTITAVKYGSVG, from the coding sequence ATGGCTCATTCGGGCAGACGCATTTTCATTTCGGCTATCGCCGCACTGCTTGCCATACCGGCATCGGCGGCCGAGGTCCAGCATCAGACGGTCTATCGGGTGACGCTTGCCGGCCTGCCGATCGCGCGCGCCGCGTTCCTGACGCAGATCGAGGACGATCACTCTTACAAGATCGCCGGCGATATCAAATCCGCCGGCCTTGCTGATCTCGTCAAGACCATCTCGGCTAAGACCAGCGTCACCGGCGTCGTCCGTAATGATCGGCTGCAGGCGCTGAAATATTCGCTCTATTACAAGAGCGGCAAGAAGGCCCGCGTCTACGAGGTCAGCTACCGCAACGGCGACATCATATCGGCGACGACGACGCCGCCGCCGAAAAGGCCGAAGAACTGGATTGACGTCACGCCGGGCGACATGCGTTCGGTGCTCGATCCGATCTCCGGCCTTGTTTTCACCGGGGACACCAAGGTCTGCGCGCAGACGCTGCCGATCTTCGACGGCGAGACGCGCATGGACCTGGTGCTTTCGCCGAAAGGCGACGAGGATTTCAAGACCGATGGCTTCAAGGGCAAGGCGGTCGTCTGCGGCGTGCGTTTCGTGCCGCGCTCAGGCTACAAGAAGGGCCGCAAGGACATCGACTATCTCAGCAAGAGCGACCGCATGGAAATCTGGTTTGCCAAGTCGGACGCGGCAAATGTATATGCTCCTGTTTATGTGCGCATTCCGACCGAATATGGAATGGTGACGATCACTGCCGTCAAATACGGCAGCGTCGGCTGA
- the rpmB gene encoding 50S ribosomal protein L28 yields MSRVCELTGKAVLTGNNVSHANNKTKRRFLPNLCQVTLISDALNQRYRLRVSAAALRSVEHRGGLDAFLIKASENELSMRARLLRRQIVKKTAEAAVAA; encoded by the coding sequence ATGTCCCGCGTGTGCGAATTGACCGGCAAGGCCGTCCTGACTGGTAACAATGTCAGCCATGCCAACAACAAGACCAAGCGCCGGTTCCTGCCGAACCTGTGCCAGGTAACGCTGATTTCCGACGCTCTCAACCAGCGTTATCGTCTTCGCGTTTCGGCTGCTGCCCTTCGCTCCGTCGAGCATCGTGGCGGCCTCGATGCCTTCCTGATCAAGGCAAGCGAAAACGAACTGTCGATGCGCGCGCGCCTGCTGCGCCGTCAGATCGTCAAGAAGACCGCCGAAGCGGCTGTTGCTGCCTAA
- a CDS encoding VUT family protein — MLKTRYTIAYVALMTLVVVASNFLVQFPLNAEVAGINLADILTWGAFSYPVAFLITDLTNRQFGPQAARKVVFAGFVVGVTLSFFTSVPRIAIASGSAYLAGQLLDIAVFNRLRRQAWWRAPLLGSLIGSALDTVMFFSLSFAAFFVFLGPNEPFALELAPILGVFSTEAPRWISWALGDFAVKMIVGLVMLLPYGALMNVLRPMQPVRVG, encoded by the coding sequence ATGCTGAAGACGCGCTATACGATTGCCTATGTCGCCCTGATGACGCTTGTCGTCGTCGCTTCCAACTTCCTCGTTCAGTTTCCGCTGAACGCCGAAGTCGCCGGCATCAACCTGGCCGACATCCTGACCTGGGGCGCCTTCTCCTATCCGGTCGCCTTCCTGATCACCGACCTGACCAACCGCCAGTTCGGCCCGCAGGCAGCCCGCAAGGTCGTCTTTGCCGGCTTCGTCGTCGGCGTGACGCTCTCCTTCTTTACGTCAGTGCCGCGTATCGCCATCGCTTCCGGCTCGGCCTATCTCGCCGGCCAGCTGCTCGATATCGCCGTCTTCAACCGCCTTCGCCGCCAGGCCTGGTGGCGCGCGCCGCTCTTGGGCTCGCTGATCGGCTCGGCGCTTGATACGGTGATGTTCTTCTCGCTGTCCTTCGCCGCGTTTTTCGTCTTCCTCGGTCCGAACGAGCCGTTCGCGCTCGAGCTGGCCCCGATCCTCGGTGTATTTTCCACTGAGGCCCCGCGCTGGATTTCCTGGGCGCTCGGCGATTTCGCCGTCAAGATGATCGTGGGCCTCGTCATGCTGCTGCCCTATGGCGCGCTCATGAACGTGTTGCGGCCGATGCAGCCTGTGCGCGTCGGCTAA
- a CDS encoding AAA family ATPase encodes MVHVHIMGASGSGTTSLGHTLAERLDIAHLDTDDFFWLPTDPPFTTPRDAEERIRLLLAEAARHDGWILSGSALKWARQIEPFYDLIVFLRIEPELRMARIRAREIARYGDRIGPGGDMEIKSGEFMEWAASYDTAGPERRSLAAHEQWLETQTAPVLRLDSSREIDDLVAEVLLHPAIATGAVRQRR; translated from the coding sequence GTGGTGCATGTTCATATCATGGGTGCCTCCGGTTCCGGCACGACATCGCTCGGCCATACGCTTGCCGAACGGCTTGATATCGCCCATCTCGATACCGATGATTTCTTTTGGCTGCCGACCGATCCGCCATTCACGACGCCGCGCGACGCCGAAGAACGCATAAGACTGCTTCTTGCCGAGGCGGCACGGCATGACGGCTGGATCCTCTCCGGATCGGCGCTGAAATGGGCGAGGCAGATCGAGCCGTTCTATGATCTGATCGTGTTCCTCAGGATTGAGCCGGAGCTGCGGATGGCGCGCATCCGTGCGCGGGAGATTGCCCGCTACGGAGACAGGATCGGGCCCGGCGGCGATATGGAAATCAAGAGCGGGGAATTCATGGAATGGGCGGCAAGTTACGACACGGCTGGCCCGGAACGTCGCAGCCTCGCGGCGCATGAGCAATGGTTGGAAACGCAGACGGCCCCGGTCCTGCGGCTCGATTCGTCACGAGAGATCGATGATCTGGTTGCAGAGGTTCTGCTGCATCCCGCCATCGCCACCGGCGCGGTCCGGCAGCGTCGTTGA
- a CDS encoding esterase-like activity of phytase family protein, whose product MMVKRLCRAASVSLCLAGGAPAAMAGDEIPVISRQITDFRIGSSQTKFGSLEFLGGLEMVSSRALFGSLSSIRFRPDQKHFVVVLDTGQWLTGSIERDAGGRLSGLSQVEITPMKNRAGRSLEGKGYMDAEGLALDGDRILVSFEQDHRVDAYPDPGFAESRAIATLPILIPRTMLSDNRGIETIAVAPASSPLKGGMVIVSERGLDSEGNRMAAILSGPLKGVFSIKRDGSFDVTDGAFLPDGDLLLLERRFNMAEGIGMRLRRIKGADIRPGAVVDGELLIEGNFNSQIDNMEGLDVFQAADGTVNIIMVSDDNHSILQRNLMLEFRLSDRHVLSAASD is encoded by the coding sequence ATGATGGTCAAGCGCCTCTGCCGCGCGGCATCGGTCTCGCTGTGCCTCGCAGGGGGCGCTCCCGCGGCGATGGCCGGCGACGAAATCCCCGTCATTAGCCGGCAAATTACCGATTTCAGGATCGGATCGTCGCAGACGAAGTTCGGATCGCTGGAATTTCTCGGTGGGCTGGAGATGGTTTCCAGCCGCGCGCTGTTCGGGTCGCTTTCCTCAATCCGTTTCCGGCCGGACCAGAAACACTTCGTCGTCGTGCTCGATACCGGCCAGTGGCTGACCGGCAGCATCGAGCGCGATGCCGGGGGCAGGCTTTCGGGCCTTTCTCAGGTCGAGATTACCCCGATGAAGAACCGCGCCGGCCGCAGCCTCGAGGGCAAGGGCTATATGGATGCCGAGGGCCTGGCGCTCGACGGCGACCGCATTTTGGTCTCTTTCGAGCAAGATCATCGCGTCGACGCCTATCCCGATCCCGGCTTTGCGGAATCGCGCGCGATCGCGACCCTGCCGATCCTCATCCCGCGCACGATGCTGAGCGATAATCGCGGTATCGAAACCATTGCCGTGGCGCCCGCCTCCAGTCCGTTGAAGGGCGGCATGGTCATTGTCTCCGAGCGCGGTCTCGATAGCGAGGGCAACCGGATGGCGGCCATTCTCAGCGGCCCGCTGAAAGGGGTGTTCTCGATCAAACGCGACGGCAGCTTCGACGTTACCGACGGCGCCTTCCTGCCGGACGGCGACCTGCTGCTCCTGGAGCGGCGGTTCAATATGGCCGAAGGCATCGGCATGCGGCTTCGACGCATCAAAGGCGCCGATATCCGGCCGGGGGCCGTCGTCGATGGCGAATTGCTGATCGAAGGCAATTTCAACTCACAGATTGACAATATGGAAGGACTTGACGTGTTCCAGGCCGCCGACGGCACGGTCAATATCATTATGGTGTCGGACGACAACCACTCGATCCTGCAGCGCAATCTGATGCTGGAATTCCGGCTCTCCGATCGCCACGTGCTCAGCGCGGCGTCAGATTGA